Proteins encoded by one window of Chrysemys picta bellii isolate R12L10 chromosome 10, ASM1138683v2, whole genome shotgun sequence:
- the PMS2 gene encoding mismatch repair endonuclease PMS2 isoform X3, with protein sequence MHVGTFGFRGEALSSLCALSDVTIFTCHKSAKVGTRLVFDHNGKITQKTPYPRQQGTTVSVQQLFYTLPVRHKEFQRNIKKEYAKMVQILQAYCIISTGVRINCTNQVGQGKKHSVVCTTGSCSLKENIGAIFGQKQLQNLIPFVQLPPSEAVCEEYGLHSTDMPQNLFTITGFVSHCDHGVGRSTTDRQFFFVNQRPCDQSKISKVVNEVYHMYNKHQYPFIVLNICVDSECVDINVTPDKRQILLQQEKVLLAILKTSLVGMFGSNVNKLNINQKLLDITGNFKKIVAEETEKPQTGMLLDSAAQNPRGEEKRAMTIVKLRESFSLHQMTESSFQSPSNVRKQHNSPGKRELMSFLNTSSPVKSQKSISSKESEHWRQMDSNTYSVTSRDLRKLENDTDSGCGSTSAESNVGFSTPEVGSCLSNESAGSSPEEEFRISKEALQSVCLQTVKLSEESLECDAKFSGVEHELTQMGEQNERSELPQQANSFSPNVKRFKSEQVNLKAATCPELRNAENCASVPHVDVPIEIKKKTVPLEFSMSSLAERVKRLIQQQQKKAEAQNYRRFRAKISPGDNKTAEDELRKEISKEMFAKMEIIGQFNLGFIVAKLNSDLFIIDQHATDEKYNFEMLQQHNVLQGQKLIAPQNLNLTAVNETILIENLEIFRKNGFDFVIDEYAPVTERVKLISLPTSKNWTFGPQDIEELIFMLSDCPGVMCRPSRVRQMFASRACRKSVMIGTALTVNEMKKLITHMGEIEHPWNCPHGRPTMRHIVNLDLISQE encoded by the exons TGATGTTACCATTTTTACTTGTCACAAATCTGCAAAGGTTGGAACTCGTCTGGTATTTGATCACAATGGAAAAATTACTCAGAAAACTCCTTATCCACGACAGCAGGGAACAACTGTTAGCGTGCAGCAATTGTTTTATACCCTGCCAGTGCGGCACAAGGAATTTCAACGAAATATTAAAAAG GAATATGCAAAAATGGTCCAAATATTACAAGCGTACTGTATCATTTCAACAGGAGTTCGAATTAACTGCACCAATCAGGTTGGCCAAGGGAAAAAACACTCAGTGGTGTGTaccactgggagctgtagtctaAAGGAAAACATTGGAGCAATATTTGGCCAAAAACAG TTGCAAAACCTCATTCCCTTTGTTCAGCTACCTCCTAGTGAAGCTGTTTGTGAAGAATATGGCCTCCACTCCACTGATATGCCACAGAATCTTTTTAC TATTACAGGCTTCGTTTCCCATTGTGATCATGGTGTTGGAAGGAGTACAACAGATAGACAGTTTTTCTTTGTCAATCAGCGACCATGTGACCAATCAAAG ATTTCCAAAGTTGTGAATGAAGTTTACCACATGTACAATAAGCACCAATATCCATTTATCGTTCTTAACATTTGTGTAGATTCTG AGTGTGTTGACATCAATGTAACTCCTGACAAGAGGCAAATTTTACTGCAACAGGAGAAAGTTTTGCTAGCAATTTTAAAGACGTCTCTTGTGGGAATGTTTGGTAGCAATGTTAACAAACTTAACATCAATCAAAAACTGCTGGATATTACAG GTAACTTCAAAAAGATAGTAGCAGAAGAAACAGAAAAGCCTCAGACAGGAATGCTGCTTGATTCTGCAGCCCAGAATCcaaggggagaagagaaaagagCAATGACTATTGTTAAATTAAGagagtcattctctctccatCAAATGACAGAGAGCAGTTTTCAGAGCCCTAGCAATGTCAGAAAGCAACACAACTCCCCGGGGAAGAGAGAACTTATGTCATTTCTTAACACTTCAAGTCCTGTAAAGAGTCAAAAGTCCATCTCCAGCAAGGAGTCTGAACACTGGAGGCAGATGGACTCAAATACATACTCAGTTACTAGCAGAGATTTGAGGAAGTTAGAAAATGACACAGATTCTGGATGTGGTAGCACCTCTGCAGAGTCAAATGTTGGCTTTAGTACTCCAGAAGTTGGTAGCTGCCTCAGCAATGAAAGTGCAGGCAGctcacctgaagaagagttccGTATTTCAAAAGAGGCGCTTCAAAGTGTATGTCTTCAAACTGTCAAACTTAGTGAGGAATCATTGGAATGTGATGCCAAATTTTCAGGGGTTGAACATGAATTGACCCAAATGGGTGAACAGAATGAACGGAGTGAGTTACCTCAGCAAGCCAATAGTTTTTCCCCAAATGTGAAGCGTTTTAAAAGTGAGCAGGTTAATTTAAAGGCAGCCACCTGTCCAGAACTGAGAAATGCAGAGAACTGTGCATCAGTGCCACATGTTGATGtaccaattgaaattaaaaagaaaactgtgCCACTTGAGTTCTCTATGAGTTCTTTAGCAGAAAGAGTAAAAAGGCTAATACAGCAGCAACAGAAAAAGGCAGAAGCACAGAATTATAGAAGATTTAGAGCAAAGATTAGCCCTGGAGACAATAAAACAGCAGAGGATGAATTAAGAAAAGAAATCAG TAAAGAGATGTTTGCAAAAATGGAAATCATAGGTCAGTTCAATTTAGGATTTATAGTAGCCAAGCTGAACTCTGATCTCTTCATAATTGACCAACATGCTACTGATGAAAAATACAACTTTGAGATGTTACAACAGCACAACGTTCTCCAAGGTCAGAAGCTGATAGC GCCACAAAATCTTAATTTAACTGCTGTAAATGAAACTATATTGATTGAAAACCTGGAGATTTTTAGAAAAAATGGGTTTGATTTTGTCATTGATGAATATG CTCCTGTAACTGAAAGGGTTAAGTTGATTTCCTTGCCAACAAGCAAAAATTGGACTTTTGGTCCACAGGACATAGAGGAGTTGATTTTCATGTTAAGTGATTGCCCAGGAGTCATGTGTAGGCCCTCCAGGGTCAGACAGATGTTTGCTTCTCGAGCTTGTAGAAAATCT GTGATGATTGGAACTGCACTTACTGTAAATGAGATGAAGAAATTGATCACCCACATGGGTGAGATTGAGCATCCTTGGAACTGTCCCCATGGAAGGCCCACTATGAGGCACATAGTCAATTTAGATCTAATTTCTCAAGAATAG
- the PMS2 gene encoding mismatch repair endonuclease PMS2 isoform X4, which translates to MHVGTFGFRGEALSSLCALSDVTIFTCHKSAKVGTRLVFDHNGKITQKTPYPRQQGTTVSVQQLFYTLPVRHKEFQRNIKKLQNLIPFVQLPPSEAVCEEYGLHSTDMPQNLFTITGFVSHCDHGVGRSTTDRQFFFVNQRPCDQSKISKVVNEVYHMYNKHQYPFIVLNICVDSECVDINVTPDKRQILLQQEKVLLAILKTSLVGMFGSNVNKLNINQKLLDITGNFKKIVAEETEKPQTGMLLDSAAQNPRGEEKRAMTIVKLRESFSLHQMTESSFQSPSNVRKQHNSPGKRELMSFLNTSSPVKSQKSISSKESEHWRQMDSNTYSVTSRDLRKLENDTDSGCGSTSAESNVGFSTPEVGSCLSNESAGSSPEEEFRISKEALQSVCLQTVKLSEESLECDAKFSGVEHELTQMGEQNERSELPQQANSFSPNVKRFKSEQVNLKAATCPELRNAENCASVPHVDVPIEIKKKTVPLEFSMSSLAERVKRLIQQQQKKAEAQNYRRFRAKISPGDNKTAEDELRKEISKEMFAKMEIIGQFNLGFIVAKLNSDLFIIDQHATDEKYNFEMLQQHNVLQGQKLIAPQNLNLTAVNETILIENLEIFRKNGFDFVIDEYAPVTERVKLISLPTSKNWTFGPQDIEELIFMLSDCPGVMCRPSRVRQMFASRACRKSVMIGTALTVNEMKKLITHMGEIEHPWNCPHGRPTMRHIVNLDLISQE; encoded by the exons TGATGTTACCATTTTTACTTGTCACAAATCTGCAAAGGTTGGAACTCGTCTGGTATTTGATCACAATGGAAAAATTACTCAGAAAACTCCTTATCCACGACAGCAGGGAACAACTGTTAGCGTGCAGCAATTGTTTTATACCCTGCCAGTGCGGCACAAGGAATTTCAACGAAATATTAAAAAG TTGCAAAACCTCATTCCCTTTGTTCAGCTACCTCCTAGTGAAGCTGTTTGTGAAGAATATGGCCTCCACTCCACTGATATGCCACAGAATCTTTTTAC TATTACAGGCTTCGTTTCCCATTGTGATCATGGTGTTGGAAGGAGTACAACAGATAGACAGTTTTTCTTTGTCAATCAGCGACCATGTGACCAATCAAAG ATTTCCAAAGTTGTGAATGAAGTTTACCACATGTACAATAAGCACCAATATCCATTTATCGTTCTTAACATTTGTGTAGATTCTG AGTGTGTTGACATCAATGTAACTCCTGACAAGAGGCAAATTTTACTGCAACAGGAGAAAGTTTTGCTAGCAATTTTAAAGACGTCTCTTGTGGGAATGTTTGGTAGCAATGTTAACAAACTTAACATCAATCAAAAACTGCTGGATATTACAG GTAACTTCAAAAAGATAGTAGCAGAAGAAACAGAAAAGCCTCAGACAGGAATGCTGCTTGATTCTGCAGCCCAGAATCcaaggggagaagagaaaagagCAATGACTATTGTTAAATTAAGagagtcattctctctccatCAAATGACAGAGAGCAGTTTTCAGAGCCCTAGCAATGTCAGAAAGCAACACAACTCCCCGGGGAAGAGAGAACTTATGTCATTTCTTAACACTTCAAGTCCTGTAAAGAGTCAAAAGTCCATCTCCAGCAAGGAGTCTGAACACTGGAGGCAGATGGACTCAAATACATACTCAGTTACTAGCAGAGATTTGAGGAAGTTAGAAAATGACACAGATTCTGGATGTGGTAGCACCTCTGCAGAGTCAAATGTTGGCTTTAGTACTCCAGAAGTTGGTAGCTGCCTCAGCAATGAAAGTGCAGGCAGctcacctgaagaagagttccGTATTTCAAAAGAGGCGCTTCAAAGTGTATGTCTTCAAACTGTCAAACTTAGTGAGGAATCATTGGAATGTGATGCCAAATTTTCAGGGGTTGAACATGAATTGACCCAAATGGGTGAACAGAATGAACGGAGTGAGTTACCTCAGCAAGCCAATAGTTTTTCCCCAAATGTGAAGCGTTTTAAAAGTGAGCAGGTTAATTTAAAGGCAGCCACCTGTCCAGAACTGAGAAATGCAGAGAACTGTGCATCAGTGCCACATGTTGATGtaccaattgaaattaaaaagaaaactgtgCCACTTGAGTTCTCTATGAGTTCTTTAGCAGAAAGAGTAAAAAGGCTAATACAGCAGCAACAGAAAAAGGCAGAAGCACAGAATTATAGAAGATTTAGAGCAAAGATTAGCCCTGGAGACAATAAAACAGCAGAGGATGAATTAAGAAAAGAAATCAG TAAAGAGATGTTTGCAAAAATGGAAATCATAGGTCAGTTCAATTTAGGATTTATAGTAGCCAAGCTGAACTCTGATCTCTTCATAATTGACCAACATGCTACTGATGAAAAATACAACTTTGAGATGTTACAACAGCACAACGTTCTCCAAGGTCAGAAGCTGATAGC GCCACAAAATCTTAATTTAACTGCTGTAAATGAAACTATATTGATTGAAAACCTGGAGATTTTTAGAAAAAATGGGTTTGATTTTGTCATTGATGAATATG CTCCTGTAACTGAAAGGGTTAAGTTGATTTCCTTGCCAACAAGCAAAAATTGGACTTTTGGTCCACAGGACATAGAGGAGTTGATTTTCATGTTAAGTGATTGCCCAGGAGTCATGTGTAGGCCCTCCAGGGTCAGACAGATGTTTGCTTCTCGAGCTTGTAGAAAATCT GTGATGATTGGAACTGCACTTACTGTAAATGAGATGAAGAAATTGATCACCCACATGGGTGAGATTGAGCATCCTTGGAACTGTCCCCATGGAAGGCCCACTATGAGGCACATAGTCAATTTAGATCTAATTTCTCAAGAATAG